Proteins found in one Asterias rubens chromosome 12, eAstRub1.3, whole genome shotgun sequence genomic segment:
- the LOC117297729 gene encoding pancreatic lipase-related protein 3-like, with the protein MIMVTGVSADESDPSKGSWLGDWGPTHWLQELCHWAGLCDRVCFGDLGCFSDDLPCHKDFFPPMTPAEIGTRFTLYTRHPRNLSSPVNGSDFGGSWRVQFEGRRRSVFIIHGWGETDDKQWVMELKDALLDKEDVNIITVDWADGADELNYMKSVQNIRVVGREVANLIQLMQDQEGLEPSTVHLIGHSLGAHAAGYAGKAIRRIGRITGLDAAGPGFENVNAGCRLDRTDATFVDVIHTSSNRLIAGGAGIEQKLGHADFYPNGGHDQPGCKWWMIGCNHARSHAYFIQSVHDYCRFPALPCETLEDFKAGKCRSCSNGGCSTMGYNADRTVSHGSYYLKTLKKSPYCNFKNYRRRDKFRRQGSKNEIFSMKKGRTKSTKKSRHNFMV; encoded by the exons GACTTTGCGACCGTGTCTGTTTCGGGGACCTTGGTTGTTTCTCCGACGATCTACCGTGCCACAAGGACTTCTTTCCCCCGATGACCCCGGCGGAGATCGGTACAAGATTTACGCTATACACCCGGCATCCTCGGAACTTGTCGTCGCCGGTGAATGGGAGTGATTTTGGCGGGAGTTGGAGGGTTCAGTTTGAGGGTAGACGCAGATCTGTTTTCATCATCCATGGTTGGGGAGAGACGGACGATAAACAATGGGTGATGGAGTTGAAGGATGCACTGTTGGATAAA GAAGACGTCAACATTATCACAGTTGATTGGGCAGACGGAGCCGATGAACTGAACTACATGAAGTCTGTCCAAAACATCCGTGTAGTTGGTAGAGAAGTGGCGAATCTGATCCAACTCATGCAGGACCAAGAGGGATTGGAACCATCTACAGTGCACCTTATCGGTCATAGCCTTGGGGCACACGCTGCTGGATATGCAGGCAAAGCCATCCGTAGAATTGGCCGTATAACTG GATTAGATGCGGCTGGACCAGGGTTTGAGAACGTAAATGCAGGCTGCCGATTGGACCGTACTGATGCCACATTTGTAGACGTCATACATACGAGCTCCAATAGGCTCATTGCAGGAGGAGCGGGCATTGAGCAGAAG CTCGGCCATGCAGATTTCTATCCCAACGGCGGCCATGACCAGCCTGGCTGCAAATGGTGGATGATCGGCTGCAACCACGCCCGATCACACGCCTACTTCATACAGAGTGTGCACGACTACTGTCGGTTTCCCGCCCTGCCTTGTGAAACTTTGGAGGACTTTAAAGCGGGAAAGTGTCGGTCGTGTAGCAATGGAGGGTGCTCTACCATGGGGTACAACGCAGACAGGACTGTTTCTCATGGCAGTTACTACTTGAAGACGTTGAAGAAGAGTCCGTACTGCAACTTTAAGAACTATCGCCGCAGAGACAAGTTTCGGAGACAGGGGTCTAAGAATGAGATATTCAGTATGAAGAAAGGACGTACTAAGTCGACGAAAAAAAGTCGCCACAATTTTATGGTTTGA